The DNA window GGGCAGACACAATAAGGCCACGAGGTGGAAATGGGCTGAAGGATCAAGAACCTGCTCTGGGTGTCTTAGTGGTGGATTTTAATTCAGTGTAAGAAGCATGCTGTGGCTTTCTCAGATCACCATGGTAAACGGGCAGCTATAAGGGCAGTGCAGACTAGaagcaggagaggaagaaaaacaacacGTTACTCTTACCTGATGCTTTGGTCTGATTTTGCTCCATCAGACTTTCTTGTACATGGcttcagtgtgtttcttttgcaTTTCATGTTGCTCCTTCACCAGGCTGTAAACTCCTTCAAGGCAGGCTTAGAGTATCGCAGGTTCGGCTGTTGATTTGGTGCCCATTACGTGGTGGGCACTCGAGAACTGTTAAATGCACAGGTGCACACTCTTGACTCGTTCCAGACTTCCTCAGGGGAAGAATCTGCTATGTTGTCCAGGACCGAGTCTATCTCTTAGGCAAGACACCTGGCTGCTGTCCAGTCAGGTTCTCATTCCTGCTCCGTCCTATCAAGTGACAGGGTCCTTCTGATAGACTTCTTTCCGCTTGGACCCGGCACCCACTAAAGGTTTACGTTTTGGTTCCTGGTTTATGAGAAAATTTTGCCAGATCCTCTGCTGGGggtggcggcggggggggggggggggaggggttggggagggggtaaGTTGCTTCCCATTTTGAGAAAGCATTATTTTGGTGGTCTTGACCtatgtcctttttgccctgtgacTCTGGCTCACACCTGTACTTTCTATTCCTCCCTGGTCCTTGGTGGTAATCTagctttcctgtttccttctccctcGGCTCTGTGACCCAGAGCGGCCTTAGCTTCTGTTCTTGCGTCTGATAAGTATTTAGCTCCCCTGCTTTTAGTAATCTCCCTTTCTGTTTGTTATGGCCGGGCAGGAGGAGCATCATCTCCTCCTTTCATCCTTTTATTTAATTAGTATCTGGAAACCTGAGTGTAAGAATTCTATGGGATTCTGGGTTGTCTCAAGTTCTCACAGTGTAGCTGGGGATGACAAAAATCGGTCAGGTGGTTTTCATTCTTCCCTTCATTCAGATGGTTAGCATGGCTGGGATACAGTTGTAggtgaaaacaaaaattcttacgCTCctcctttccattttgataaGACAGATACAATAATTATACAGCTACATAAACAAATGTTAGGTAAGTGCTGTGTTGAGTTCTGTGAAGGAGGGCTCCATCGTGCTGTGTAAATGTTTATTATAAAGATCTGTTCTGGCCAGGAGAGCCAGCCAACACAACTTCTTTCAGAAAGTGAGGGGTAGCTTGAGATTGGAAGTCATGGTAAGAGCTCACCAAGCAAGGGCAGCCGGGAGGAGGAATAGAAGATGCAAAAGTCTGTGCTGACTGGCATGTGGAGCAGCTGAGGAAGGCTGGAGGTAGAGTGACGTCACAGGAGGCTGAAACCTCCTAGGGCCAGGTTTGAGGGCTCAGGACCATGTGAAGGACTTTTCTCTTATACTGAACAAGATACCTTCAATGTGCTGTGAGCAGGAGAAATAGGGAGGCAggtattaaaagtattttttattttaaaattaccagTGTGAATGCTATGGAGAATCGGGAGTTGGGTATAAAGTTATAGCTTGGGAAAGAACATGGAAACACCAGTTAGGATGCTGTAGCGGCAGGTACAAAAGTAAGATTCAAAGTTAGCAGAGTCTTCAGAACGTTTAAGCTGTGTTTATCTATTTGGTGTATGGGAGCTGAGTGCATGtgctgtgtgtacatatggaggttagaggatTAGCTCCTGGGAGTTGGCTCttgccttctaccttgtgggccccaaggcttgaactcaggtcgtcaggcctggtggcaagtgTTCCTACCTGCCAAGCCATCCTGCTGGCTCAGATCTTAAGTTTCCAAGTCCATCCTCATGGTcctgcttcttctttttctcattttagacATTGTCCCGGTAGCTTAcaccagccttgaactcctgccttagcctcctaagaactgggattataagcatgtgccatgcctggctttcataCTCACTCCTATTTAATGTATTtacttataaaaaaaatatttttgaaagtttaTTTACTATAAAAGGCATAGatataataaacaaattaaatgagaaataaaagatgGCTCAAAGGTGTATAACTGAAATTACACCAGAAAAAtcaagtgctgtggaataatccttttgtacactgtgaagatttgtcattgtgattggtttaataaagaagctgactggccagtagctggaCAGGATATAGTTAgatgggagagccaaactgagaatgctaggaaggagaagggaggagtcaggagacACTAGCCAGCCcctgaggaagcaggacatgtagaaaatgagctAACAAGCATGAGCttacgtggcaaagcatagataagaaatatgggttaatttaaatgtaagagttagctagtaacaagcctgagctattggctgaacatttataattcatattaagcctctgtgtggttacttgagAATGGCTGGCGGGACAGAAGCCTCAGCCTACAATCAAAGAGAAAGATAATGACTGTGGTCCATTCAGAACGAAGCTCTGAGCTCCTGCAGTCTAAAGGCAGAGGCTCTTTTCCTTGGTCTGAACATTTGAAGGCCTTTATTATAAAGCAGACATTATGGAACCTTGGTAGGTTAAGATTGTTTACCTGAGACCTCAGGGCTTGGGCTCATAGCATTAATCTATTTAGTTGATTGATCTATGTTTTTTAGAAAGGGTCTTGCTTTGTAACCCAGgtttgcctcaaactcatgatgtagcacaggctagccccAGACTTGCTGTCCTCTGCTTTCCAGGTGCTGTGATTAGAGACTGTGCTGCCAAACCTAACAATATTTGTAGTAGTAAACCACacaggaattttaaaaaagcaaagctGCTTATCCGCACTCCTTGTTACAGATGGAGGGATAGAAGAGGGTTAGAAGGGAAACAAAGGATGATAGAGGAGGCAAAAAATACAGAGTAGGTAAGAAATCCCTGATGCAGGTGAGGTTCCAAACAGACCCCTTATAGAGTTCCTTGAACACCTTCCCTTACATCATTTTGATTTTCTAGTAGTTATTTAACTCAGattcacaaatatttattcataGAAAGAATCCTTCCTCCCTTATAACATACATTATTctgggataaaaataaaaaaaaaaaaataccatgcaGAGAAGTGGTAGCCTTGTTTATTAGCTGTTTGCATTCCAACCAATAAAACATAAGGAAATCAAGaatcttgaaaacaaaatcatgaagCTAGTCATCCAGGAATCTCAGTGACTCTCTTATGATTTCTCTGCCCAAGGCTTTATTTTCCACACATCCCATCCCATTAGCTCCTCAGCAGCATGAGCTCTATATACTGTTGGTATCATGTTAGAGCCAAGGCTCAGGAGGATCCCAGGAGAGCCAGAGAAAGTAGAGAACAAGAAGTCACGTAATCACCACCCAAGCCCCGAGCTCTTGAGATAATGGCCCTGATCCATTTTTGATAGTAGGTCACGTTGGCGTAGACTCCAGGAAGATTTTTGCCACATTCCAAACCCCAGCTCACCACACCTATCTGGGTCCAGACACCATCGGTGTGACATGAAAGAGGCCCTCCAGAATCGCCCTAAGGGAGACAGAAAGGCCAGAGCTCAGCAGTGAGAAGGCCTGGGGGGTCGGGAGGGGACTGTTATCAGTCAGGAGGGATGGAGAGTTCTTCAGGGCCGGACCTGGACTGAGCTGTGCAGCTGCCAGGGAGCTGGACTTCCCACTGCTTCAGGGAGAGCTTACAGGAGTTCTGGAATCACAGAATGTGAAATTGGCAGGGACCTTAGAAAAACACATTGGTCCTTTCTAAATATTCATCTGATCaaccatgaaaaagcaaaggaaaattaaTGTGACGTTTCTCATTAAGGTTTTCACTACAGAGCAAGACTTACTCTGTGTAATATACTACTCCTGTTTTTCCATGGCTTCTTGTTGTCTTTTTAGTGTTAAATGTTCATTTCCTCTATGGAATGAAATGCCAGTCATTAGTAATTTGTtccctgttttgtttctttgttttgtaacaGCTTTAAGATATAATGCTGTTCCCAGGTCACTGTGTGTGTCTGGTCTTGTGCTCGGCCACACCGTTTTGATTACTGTCACTTTGCAGAAAGCTTTGGAATCCAAGTTTGAGTCTTCTaactttgttcttctttttcaagACTGTTTAGGGCCACTTGAATTTCTATATGAGTTTTAGTATCAGCTTATTAACTTCTCAGTCTAGCTatctttttttccaattttattttaaaacaaaatttggcttttgttgactttttattgtctttctgttctctgcttcAGTAAATAAAAtccttattttctttgttcttttcccagGTCTAGTTTGCTCCCCAACCCCCAGTACTGtgccctctctccccctcccccctttccccttcccccctctccctctcctccctctcccctccccctttccctctctttagTGTCCGTCTTTCtcccttgtttccttccttctgggTTTCCTCTTCAATGCTCAAATTGAAACCATGGCCCTGAAACAACTGCACTGTGTCCAGCCTCCTTTCCCAGTCTCTTAAAATAAAGATTAGGTTTTTCACTTGAGATACTCTTGTTTATAGAACTGACATTTACAACTGAGGTTCTCTAACCACTGCTTAAGCTCCACCCATAACACTTATAGTAGGTCATGCTGGCGTAGACTCCAGGAAGAGTGTTGCCACATTCCAAACCCCAGCTCACCACACTTATCTGGGTCCAGACACCATCAGTGTGACATAACAAGTGGCTACATTGGTCtagattagtggttctcaacctataggtCAAGACCCCTGGGGGGGATTGAAGGGACcgtttcacaggggtcacatatcagctatcctgcatatcagatatttacattataattcataacagtagcaacattacagttatgaagtagcaacaaaaataattttatggttggggttcaccaTAAGGAACCATGagaaactgtgttaaagggtcgcaggattaggaaggttgagaaccactggtctagatcaATAGTTTTATATTTGAAGGAATTAAATTGATATAAGTCCAACATTacagaaaaaacaatcaaaatacagagttgtgggggctggagcagttaagagcactgactcctcttcctgaggtcctgggttcgattattagcacccacatggcagctcacaactgtctataactccagttccaggggacccaacacccatggcaaaacaccaatgcacatgaaaaacaacaacaaaacagagttGCAGAGCTTAGTACCAAGGCATCTATCTGTAATACAACTCCCACATCTCAGGCTCAGGGAACTTATGGAAGAAGGAGCAGAAGGATTATTTAAAAGCCAAGGGTTccaggagtttgctgtgagactatgtctcctagtaatgtcagaagctacacagggtctcactaacatgactgcccaaatgcgagctgaacaaagacaacaacagatatgccaaagtggacagggaaaagcccatgaggcctcagccctacacaaaggactgtaggcaaccaaggaatgctgaggCAGAGATAtcgtcttccccaggaaagagcgtaccaattggttatctaataccaaatggtcagccctaaaaacatatatgcaagtaacattatacagactgagcaggttatagttatgtatttaggaatgtgtgtgtgtgtgtgtgtgtgtgtgtgtgtgtgtgtgtgtgtgtgtatacacatatgtaacaacCATGAAATGAAGATGGAGGCTATGcatttgaaagagatcaaggaggagGCATAttggagggtttagagggaggaagtgaaagggggaaatgatgtaattataatctcaaaaataaagtaaaataaatttaaatattgataTAGGTCAGTTGATTTGTCCAGCATAGCTCAAGAATTACTGTCAGAACCATCATAATTTACTGTTAATAACAGAtaaaacagattaaaaacaaCTTAGAGCCACAGTAAGATctcctggaaggaaggaaggtacaCAGGAGTGCCTCAAGAGCAAACACTAACCCTGCAGCTGTCCTTCTCCTCCCGAATATCACCAGCACAGAGTGCATCCTCCTTGATGACCCGCTCCAGTTCTGGGACGAATGCGCCGATAGGGTTGTACAGTTTTTCGCAGGCCTCTCTGGTAACCATGGGTACTTCAACTTCTTGGAGGGTAGAAGGGTAATGACCTGCAGAGGAAGACAGGAATGCACGATTGTAACAACCTGGAAAGTGGACAGGGCCACAGTCAGAATCAGCCACCTTCCAGCCACCTTCCTTGCTATGGAAAGGTCTGAGATGGTTAAATCCAAATAAATGAATTCGAATTGTTTCAGTTTGTGCCAGAATTCTAATAAAGAATATTCAGATAACTTCTGATTAAGTCAAAGTGTAGGTAATATAAATTATTCTAAAATTGTTCTCCTCCTCATTTTTATGCTTCCAGATGAATTCCTGTCATATCTCTACTTCATTCTGGAACAGTGTTAACACGCATTTTATAAACAAATTaatatacacacaccaaaaaaaaaaaacaaacctagacTCTCCAAACATTAAGTCGTGTTTAGTAGTCTCTGAAGGAGAGGTGATTCTGTGTTTAAATTGTTAATATTTGCTCTGTCAGTTCTAGTCAGACTCTAGGCATGatataaaagtaaacaaacaggTAAATATCAAAAGGATATTTTATTTGAAGACTTGTAGATTGCTTTGATCTAGTTGAAAAATATTAGCTAGAACCAGGTACggtggcatacacctataattccaggagATAAGGgagcatgagttcaaggctagctttggCTATTGGGCaagtttaaggcctgcctgggctatacAAACTAACttaactaactaattaattagttaattaattaatcaaccAATCCCTCTCTCCACCCATCTCTCCCATACCTTCCTTATTTTGTCCCCATCCAGTCACCCAGCAAGAAGCTGGGAGTGTATGCTGCTTTGAGGCATTGGGCAAGCAAATGGGCAGAATGACATCTGTGAAGGTGACCCGGGAAGACAGTCTGAGCAGGGCAATGTCTCCATCTAAAAAACCGTCCCGTTTGGGATAGATGACGATTCTGGACACATAGAATTCCTTGCCTTTACTTGAGTAGTTTACATCAATGGATCCAAGCCACACAGTGTAGAAAAGAGCATACcaggtcctaagaggaagagacaggggaaAATAACGAAAGCAATGTGTTGGCCTACAGCGGATCAGGACAAGCTGCCTCTCTATAGCCCAAAGTCCGACCAAGAAAGGATGACACCACCAGGGCTCAGTTAATCTTGAGCTAAGATTAGTTTGTCCTTTTCCTGTCCTTTTCCAGTCTCCTGCGCCCTGTCCTGGCTTCTCTTCCTGTGGTCTCTTCTTATACGCGGGTGGCCAGAATTTGCCCCATATATTCTCCCTGGTTTTCCCCACTTAACCTCTTTCATTCTCCATGGTTGCGcgcgcacgtgcgtgtgtgtgtgtgtgtgtggggggtgtggtgtgtatgtggtgtggtgtgtgtgtgtgttgtgtggtgtgtatgtggtgtggtgtgtggtgtgtgtgtttgtgtgtgtggtgtggtgtgtatgtggtgtggtgtgtgtgtgtgtggtgtgtggtgtgtatgtggtgtggtgtgtgtatgtgtgtggtgtggtgtgtatgtggtgtggtgtgtgtgtgtgtgagtgtgtggtgtgtgtgtgcgtgtgtgtgtgtgtgtgtgtgtgtgtggtgtgtgtgtggtgtgtatgtgttgtgtgtgagtgtgtgtgtggtgtgtgtgtgtatgtgtgtgagtgtgtcaggTAGTCTCATAAGATGTACAAAGTAAATAACTAAGTTCTTGGCAGACTGCTCTCAGTCCACACTATGCATAGGCAGTCTGTCACTTTCAGCTCTTTCAGATAAATAATTTCCCTGGTATTTTTAAGAAACGCTGTATATTGCTCTTTCTTgacaccccctccacccccacacaaTGTTTTTGGATTTTGAGTTCCTAACGCAGAGGGTAAGCCCTGAGCTTTCTTATAcatctcactgtgcagccttgtCCCGCTTACTTTTCTGTAACTTGACACAGCTgaagttatctgggaagaggattctcaactgagaaaatgcctccatccgATTGGTCTGTAGGCGAGtctggggggcattttctcagttgaccccagggcaggtcttggtggtatatgaaagcaggctgagcaagcgcTGGGgacaagccagtgagcagggTTCCTCCTCGGTTGCTGCCTCGGttgctgccttgagttcctgcctgtcTTTACTTCGTGATGGAGAACAACTGTAAGTTGAAACCAGCCCTTCCCCACTGGGTTGATTTGGGCCGTGGACTTCATTACAACAGTAGAAAACCGTGAAGCTTCTGTCCATGCTTGGTTTTCACCCCCTCTTCGTACCGGTCAGATCAGTGTTCTCTTGTCCCTGTGTAACCTCCTGGACTGCGGCTTAGACTGTTGCGTGTCTCATAAAACCCTTGGCTTTTCCTGAAGTTAATAACGtcctctcattttgtttttttttttcttttttttttttttttttttagtttttttttttgagacagggtttctctgtgtagttttggtgcctgtcctggatctcactctatagaccaggctggcctcaaactcacagagatccacctggctctgcctcccaagagctgggattaaaggcatgtgccaccaccgcccggctcattttgttttcttaacgCCCATCACAGATCCATCGTTTTGTCCCCCAAGCTCTCTGCTAGAAATACAAACTTCTCAGTACATCCAGGCAGTACCGTCGGGCAGTCTGttaccacccccacccaccctgctTCTCTGGCCTTTGGCCTTCTTGTCCTGGTCTGCTCCACCTGCTTCATCTTGGACTTACCTTTACAATATTTATGATTTTCTTGAGAATCCTCTTGTACCATTTTGTCTAGATCCATGTTTCCCTGTTCCTCCCTGCCCATACGTGTGAGTGGTAATGTTTTTGCGGCTTTGAATATTTGTAAAGGTCTGTTTATACCCTATTGATTCATAGTTTGTATATGGGTAGAATATACCATTCTGGGcgaggaagaaactctctctcagCATTTTGAAGTCACTGTACCATTTTCCTGAGTTTTCACAGTTGTTCATGAAAAAAGCGTGTTATTTTGACTTCTATGCATCTTAGTTATCCGTTGTTGCACAATTAGTTATGACAATGTTTTGTGGTGTACGTGAAAACATGTTCGTGTCTCAGATTCTTGGAGTCAGGGATCAGGTGTGGGCCTAACTAGTGCCTCCATCTCAGGGTCGCTCGGGCCGCCCCAGTCAGGGTGGGCTACAGTCATCTCAGGGCTTGGCTGGGGGAGAGTGTTTCCAGCTCACTTATATTGAGTTGAAGTCCTCGGGAGGATCCAGTTTCACATAGTGCTCACCACATGACAACTTGCTTTCACACAATGGCTCTGAGAAAGCTCAGGTTCTTTCTGAGACCCAAAAGCTCAAGACAAACCCCTGGCTAGTATTTCAGAAGTGAGCTAGCACAATGGAACGGAACTGTCTACACCCCGTCCCCTGGTTGTGTTCATTCCGGGATGACACAGTCTTCTCTGCTGCCCTGCTGATCCTAAAACCTGTGCTAGCCTATCGGTTCCCATGATGCCATTCAACCATTTCCGGAAGAGCCGTCTGTGTGCCAGCTCCCGGCTACAACTCACTTTTTTACGCAGTGTGCTGCCGTCAGTACCCAGCGGTCGCTGATGAGGGAACCTCCACAAATGTGGGTCTGGTCAACCTGCAGGCTGACCTGCCAAGGCCAGCGGCCCAAAGCAGCAGCCTGGCCACCCACAATGCGTCCATGGTATACAGGTCGTCCACACACTagacaaagaagagaaggaactgaggccgggcggtggtggcgcacgcctttaatcccagcactcgggaggcagagccaggcggatctctgtgagttcgaggccagcctggactaccaagtgagtcccaggaaaggcgcaaagctacacagagaaaccctgtctcgaaaaaccaaaaaaaaaaaaaagagaaggaactgTGCAGACTAGGAGTTCTgttcaacctctggtctccattttAATCATTGTCCCCAAACTCCCATCTCATCCTTTTTTAGGGCTTAAGCCCTCCCTAAGACTCCTTAAGCTTCCCAattccaggtttttgtttttgttttttcttcaagtTACTTATTTGTAcactttatgtatatgggtgttttcatctgcatgtatgtctgcacatcagaggagagcatcagatcccatgggactacagttatagatggttgtgagccacataggtgctgggaattgaatgcaggtcctctgaaagagcagccagtgttcttaaccactgagccatctctccagccacccctaCCCCCCAATTCTAGTTTCAAACCCAGCAGTCCCAAGCCAGGGTGGAGACTGCTTACTCACCTGATTGCAaacttttctttttggtaaaagAGTATTGGCAAGaccctacagaaaacacatcaTATCATTATTAACATAGtaacacattttatatttaagcTCACTGAACAGAAAGGTGGTAAGGCTAAAATTTACAAATATCTACCAGTTACTGGGGCTCTTGATAATTTTATACCTACCTGCCTATAGCAACCGAAGTTTACCTTTTACTTGATGATTCAGGGTCATTGTCAGGAAAATCAAGTATGTTCAGTTGTAATACAGTGATGCCCTGGGATGCTTCTGAGATTTATAGGCTGTtcatttttatgggtttttttttaactgaattgtCCTTTTACAATATTTATGTATCTTTTTTGCTACCTCTTACGTCTTTGCTACTGACGCTATAGCCTCTTCTTTTAATCAATTGTAGACCAGAGAAATAATAAGTTATTTATTATACCAGAAGGACCTCCACTTTCCTCCGCCTGACATGGAGTTTCCCAGGGCTTGGGCCTCATCTAACTTGCTCACTTCCATGAAGACTTCCTCCGTATAGGGAGTGGAGGAAGCCGTGAGTGactgaagtcctgagtgaatgcatACTGTTGACATGGGCATGGTCATGTCAAGGACCCTAGCCTCAGACCTGTGGGGAAATGGCAAAGCCCCTCCACCTCAGCCTAggggtgaggctcagagggaagGCAGAGCCTTCCCTTGGTTCATGTGTGGATGTTGATAGTGTGGGCAGAAAATGTCCACTGTAGCTTCCTCCCACTAATTTGTATGGATTGAAGAATGCTCCCCAACAAACACTGCTCCTAGGAAATCAGCTAAACATGCTTTCTCCATCCAGCTTCATACCGTACACCTCGCCTCTTATGTTTATCtatatgtaataaccccgcctctttgcttatctgtatgtaataaccccacctctttgtttatctgtatgtaataaccctgcctcttTGTTTacctgtatgtaataaccccgcctcttTGTTTacctgtatgtaataaccccgcctctttgtttatctgtatgtaataaccccgcctctttatctgtatgtaataaccccgcctctttatctgtatgtaataaccccgcctctttgtttatctgtatgtaataaccccgcctctttgtttatctgtatgtaataaccctgcctctttatctgtatgtaataaccccgcctctttgcttatctgtatgtaataaccccgcctctttgcttatctgtatgtaataaccccgcctcttTGCTtagctgtatgtaataaccccgcctcttTGCTtagctgtatgtaataaccccgccttcttgttcagctgtatataataaacatgctgcAGTTCTCTATCAGAAAGCCCAGTCCACAcaaccccagcttttctgtgtatctgtgtatgtgtgtttgtcctttcctCATTCCCTCATGGCCCTAGCTGGGGAATCCCTTGTGCTGCAGGGGCTGGAACATGTTAGCCAAGTGTTCCACTATCACCCAGTCTCTTTCCAGTATCTGCTCAAATTACTCCTTTTCAGAGAGGCCATTTTAGACTAGCCTGTTAAAAATTACAGCATacctctttgttgttgttgttgctgttacttTGTTTATGTAGTCTagattggcctagaactcccGATTATAGCACAGTCTGACCTCAAAcatgtgatcctcttgcctcagcccgcctgactgttgggattacaggcctgtccTGTCCCTTAACTTTAAATGCCCCTTTCCTTTCATAACATTTACTACCCATTAATATGctttataatttacatttttaatacgTGCACTAACTGTAAGTCTCATGAAGACAAGGACTTTTGTTTACTGCTTTATCTAACCAGGGACGACATTAAAACGGTGGCGTGTATGCAATAATCTCGCAGGAGTTTCTTAGATGATGCCACTCACAAGTCGCATCCTTGTTATCATGTGATGCCTTCTTGAGTCAAATGCTTCTGTTTCCCCCGCTTCTTGGCCCTGCCCCTGGGGCTCACCTAGCAAAATCAGCAGCAGGACCACGGGGACAGCAGGGCCCATGCCTTGGTCCTCAGGTGCTACACTTCCTGCTTCCCTACTCCGGGCCCCAGGCGGAAGTGGGGTGAGGAGTAGCCAGGTAACAGGCTGGACCAGCTCTCCCTTCAGAGGGAGCTCTCGGCTTTTCCCCCTCGCCTCAGCCAGACCGCAAGGGATCAGTTTTAAGCAGAGCTCCTGCAGGCCCCTGCAGCGCCCCCTACTGTCACGGGGGAGCCCAATGTGTGGAGTTTTTGCCTGAGTGGAGTAGCACGCTAAGGGCCCTGGGAAGGATTAAAGTTTTGTCTGTCCGTAGC is part of the Peromyscus eremicus chromosome 6, PerEre_H2_v1, whole genome shotgun sequence genome and encodes:
- the Prss48 gene encoding serine protease 48, translating into MGPAVPVVLLLILLGSCQYSFTKKKSLQSVCGRPVYHGRIVGGQAAALGRWPWQVSLQVDQTHICGGSLISDRWVLTAAHCVKKTWYALFYTVWLGSIDVNYSSKGKEFYVSRIVIYPKRDGFLDGDIALLRLSSRVTFTDVILPICLPNASKQHTLPASCWVTGWGQNKEGHYPSTLQEVEVPMVTREACEKLYNPIGAFVPELERVIKEDALCAGDIREEKDSCRGDSGGPLSCHTDGVWTQIGVVSWGLECGKNLPGVYANVTYYQKWIRAIISRARGLGGDYVTSCSLLSLALLGSS